In Trichoderma breve strain T069 chromosome 4, whole genome shotgun sequence, the following proteins share a genomic window:
- a CDS encoding glycosyltransferase family 17 domain-containing protein translates to MASRVTFVFVAGLLSLSYWLLGQPLLASHPELRRISNLDLVLGEELPSHLNFSSRARDYYASPQARAFCDAHGYTVFAPQSQSGERKIYDLFMVNTELDWMEIRLETLYDHVDYFVIVESPKTFQGNDKPLTVLASWERFRRFHDKMVYHQLTFPASFDPKRPWDYEDLQRDAMYDQVFPQLAGRAAPVYGDVILVADVDEIPRPESLFLLRTCNFPRRLTLASRFYYYSFQFLHSGPEWPHPQATYYTGWRTVRPTNLRNGDGGVPFLRDLDKSRLSNAAWHCSSCFATMEQFLNKMASFSHVWMNDEEFRNKDNIAKAVRDGKDVWGRDIDTFERIERNQDIPPVLRREGDKYKYLLDRSGKSAGFTDYP, encoded by the coding sequence ATGGCCTCCCGGGTTACtttcgtcttcgtcgccggGCTGCTCAGCCTGTCCTACTGGCTCCTCGGCCAGCCTCTCCTCGCCTCGCACCCCGAGCTTCGCCGCATCTCCAACCTCGACCTGGTGCTGGGCGAAGAGCTGCCCTCGCACCTCAACTTCTCGTCCCGGGCGCGCGACTACTACGCCTCCCCCCAGGCGCGGGCCTTTTGCGACGCCCACGGCTACACCGTCTTCGCGCCGCAGTCGCAGTCGGGCGAGCGCAAGATCTACGACCTCTTCATGGTCAACACGGAGCTGGACTGGATGGAGATCCGCCTCGAGACGCTCTACGACCACGTCGACTACTTTGTCATTGTCGAGTCGCCCAAGACGTTCCAGGGCAACGACAAGCCGCTGACGGTGCTGGCCAGCTGGGAGCGCTTCCGCCGCTTCCACGACAAGATGGTCTACCACCAGCTCACCTTTCCCGCCTCCTTCGACCCCAAGCGGCCCTGGGACTATGAGGATCTACAACGCGACGCTATGTACGACCAGGTCTTCCCCCAGCTGGCCGGCCGCGCCGCCCCCGTCTATGGGGACGTCATCCTCGTGGCCGACGTCGACGAGATCCCGCGCCCCGAGTCGCTGTTCCTGCTGCGGACGTGCAACTTCCCGCGCCGCCTGACGCTGGCCTCGCGCTTCTACTACTACTCGTTCCAGTTCCTGCACTCGGGCCCCGAATGGCCGCACCCCCAGGCCACCTACTACACTGGCTGGCGCACCGTCCGCCCGACCAACCTGCGCAACGGCGACGGCGGTGTTCCTTTCCTGCGCGACCTCGACAAGTCGCGCCTCAGCAACGCCGCCTGgcactgcagcagctgcttcgccACCATGGAGCAGTTCCTCAACAagatggccagcttctcgcaCGTGTGGATGAATGACGAAGAGTTCCGTAACAAGGACAACATTGCCAAGGCGGTCCGTGACGGAAAGGACGTCTGGGGCCGGGATATCGACACGTTTGAGAGGATCGAGCGGAACCAGGACATTCCGCCGGTGCTGCGGAGGGAGGGcgacaagtacaagtacctgcTGGACAGGAGCGGCAAGTCGGCTGGGTTTACGGATTATCCTTGA
- a CDS encoding beta-eliminating lyase domain-containing protein, with product MGIEVGNAWVGVKGAGSLDLRSDVMTVPTPSMLAAISNCTLRDDVFNEDPTTQDLEAHVAKLAGKEAGLFVLSGTMGNQVALRSLLVQPPHGVLADHRSHIILYEAGGVSSLTGATVKPVVPKNGMYLTLEDIKANVIISDNVHDCPTRVISLENTLNGMVTPLSEVKRISQFARENGIKMHCDGARLWEAVVSGAGSLDEFCAQFDTVSLCFSKGLGAPVGSIIVGDKKTLEHARWTRKSIGGGMRQPGFITAVARVAVDETFGTDSKGSDGLLKQTHEMAKKVEALWTGMGGKLVHPVHTNMAWVDIEAAGCSLEKFTELSEAEGLKVGGGRLVTHYQIAQNGDEVLKRLERVFKKVFA from the exons ATGGGAATTGAAGTAGGAAATGCCTGGGTGGGCGTCAAGGGCGCTGGATCGCTCGACTTAAGAA GCGATGTCATGACGGTCCCCACGCCGTCCATGCTGGCGGCCATCTCCAACTGCACCCTCAGAGACGACGTCTTTAATGAAGATCCCACTACGCAGGACCTCGAGGCTCATGTGGCCAAGTTGGCTGGCAAGGAGGCCGGTCTGTTTGTTCTGTCGGGCACAATGGGCAACCAGGTGGCATTGCGAAGCCTCTTGGTCCAGCCTCCTCACGGCGTCCTTGCGGATCATCGCTCTCACATTATTCTCTACGAGGCTGGAGG CGTCTCTTCCCTGACTGGCGCCACTGTCAAGCCCGTCGTCCCCAAGAACGGCATGTATCTCACCCTCGAGGacatcaaggccaacgtcatcatcagcgaCAACGTCCACGACTGTCCCACCCGCGTCATCAGCCTCGAAAACACCCTCAACGGCATGGTCACCCCCCTGAGCGAGGTCAAGCGCATCTCCCAGTTCGCCCGCGAAAACGGCATCAAGATGCACTGCGACGGCGCCCGTCTCTGGGAGGCTGTCGTTTCCGGGGCGGGCTCCCTGGATGAGTTTTGCGCGCAGTTTGACACTGTGAGCTTGTGCTTCTCCAAGGGGCTGGGAGCTCCCGTTGGTAGCATCATTGTTGGAGATAAGAAGACACTGGAGCACGCTCGGTGGACGCGCAAGTCTATTGGAGGTGGTATGAGGCAGCCGGGCTTCATCACGGCTGTGGCTAGAGTGGCTGTGGATGAGACATTTGGCACTGATTCTAAGGGAAGTGATGGCTTGTTGAAGCAGACTCAtgagatggcgaagaaggttGAGGCGCTGTGGACGGGCATGGGGGGCAAGCTGGTGCACCCGGTTCATACAAACATGGCCTGGGTGGACATTGAGGCGGCTGGTTGCAGCTTGGAGAAGTTTACGGAGTTGAGTGAGGCGGAGGGATTGAAGGTTGGCGGTGGACGGTTGGTGACACACTATCAGATTGCGCAGAACGGCGACGAGGTGCTCAAGCGGTTGGAGAGGGTGTTTAAGAAGGTGTTTGCTTAG
- a CDS encoding ATPase family associated with various cellular activities (AAA) domain-containing protein gives MKHQLQELDLHQEQQHQQHQQQQLQHQQQQQRQPEENFIEHSDSLNSALQLITRALNIQDEPMLTMETLQAYVLDLKLKEKAQQAAYPKVQLVHRVLKQIQDPDREKEMHMYLDQPMWLGGATSHREALAGNLPLQSTSSYLSKRPEVCCLIYRDYDVTYINRMEVLDEDHDQPVKPKHTAETVALVTASLTTAVAKFLKYYSFNTPDDVTVESVEFSGLCIAIYHARGDALIPFLETLEGEQRDQLQVLLNFFISQYEDEYSLVDHMTRRGIITQEYIKYLFKPGEVIVKDHDQDARGYLSMSWLKDIDTADKSDRSSSQTKTKKAFSMKAWSWELDSGFSREAKNLILQFDTKDSPERKISDMNFRPLRYVDEQTQTRLKARGEWFWKCRVRRMVCYDDTQNSQYYSGDERYMVDMMIYHELHKPDFFMRRPLIDSEALKQENPPDENFLYLSPLTVKAYNLKRKKWVDLKLDGLREISWNKQAFESLVLKEKTKRLIRALVSNQIEAEKSTDLISGKGNGLIMLLHGGPGTGKTLTAESVAEIAKRPLYPVTCGDIGTKPEDVERYLESVLYLGKTWGCVVLLDEADVFLEQRSLEDLHRNALVSVFLRVLEYYDGILILTSNRVGTFDEAFKSRIQLAVHYNSLDLDQRTQIWRNFTRRLKDLNEEGIDFADLMDNIPQLARKEMNGREIRNAITTARQYARWERQQDHSFKLDYKVMKEVIETAGEFDDYINTLNGGFTQEQLAKDEGIR, from the coding sequence ATGAAACATCAACTACAGGAACTtgatcttcatcaagaacagcagcatcaacagcatcaacaacaacagctacaacatcaacaacaacaacagcgacAGCCAGAAGAAAATTTTATAGAACACTCTGACTCACTGAACTCTGCTCTTCAATTGATCACAAGAGCCCTGAATATCCAGGACGAGCCAATGTTGACCATGGAAACTTTGCAGGCATACGTGCTGGACCTCAAACTGAAAGAGAAAGCGCAACAAGCAGCTTATCCAAAAGTTCAATTAGTACATCGAGTATTGAAACAGATCCAAGACCCAGATAGGGAGAAAGAAATGCACATGTACCTTGATCAGCCAATGTGGTTAGGGGGAGCGACATCACATAGGGAGGCTCTTGCTGGTAATCTTCCACTGCAGAGCACCTCATCTTACCTATCAAAACGCCCCGAGGTCTGTTGTCTTATATACAGAGATTATGATGTCACTTATATCAATCGAATGGAAGTTTTGGACGAAGACCACGACCAACCAGTTAAACCAAAGCATACTGCAGAAACTGTTGCGTTGGTAACCGCGAGCCTTACCACTGCGGTAGCCAAGTTCCTGAAATACTACAGTTTCAATACACCAGATGATGTTACGGTGGAATCAGTAGAATTTTCAGGTCTGTGCATTGCCATATATCATGCACGAGGCGACGCCTTGATACCATTTTTGGAAACATTGGAGGGCGAACAACGTGATCAATTGCAAGTGCTACTAAATTTCTTCATATCTCAGTATGAAGATGAGTATAGCCTTGTTGATCATATGACTCGCAGAGGTATAATCACCCAAGAGTACATTAAATATCTCTTCAAGCCTGGGGAAGTTATTGTGAAAGACCATGATCAAGACGCAAGAGGTTATTTGAGTATGTCTTGGCTCAAAGACATCGACACGGCAGATAAGTCAGACCGGAGCTCAAGCCAGACTAAAACTAAGAAAGCTTTCAGCATGAAAGCTTGGAGCTGGGAATTGGATAGCGGGTTCTCAAGAGAAGCCAAAAATCTCATTCTACAATTCGATACGAAAGACTCCCCAGAGAGAAAAATTAGTGATATGAACTTTCGACCACTCCGTTACGTGGATGAGCAAACGCAAACAAGGCTGAAAGCAAGAGGAGAATGGTTCTGGAAATGTCGTGTGAGACGCATGGTATGTTACGATGACACACAAAACAGCCAATATTACTCTGGTGATGAACGATACATGGTCGATATGATGATATATCACGAATTACACAAACCTGACTTCTTCATGCGGCGTCCACTTATTGACTCTGAAGCACTGAAGCAGGAAAATCCTCCTGACGAGAATTTCCTTTATCTATCGCCTCTGACAGTAAAGGCATACAATCtcaagaggaagaaatgggTGGATTTAAAACTTGACGGGCTCCGCGAGATTTCTTGGAACAAACAAGCGTTTGAGAGCCTTGTGCTCAAGGAAAAAACGAAGCGGCTGATTCGAGCTCTCGTAAGCAATCAAATCGAAGCAGAAAAATCCACAGATCTTATCAGTGGTAAAGGAAACGGCTTAATCATGTTACTCCATGGGGGACCGGGTACAGGTAAGACATTGACCGCTGAAAGTGTGGCCGAAATCGCCAAGCGGCCACTGTATCCCGTTACATGTGGAGATATTGGAACTAAGCCAGAAGATGTTGAGAGGTATCTCGAGTCTGTTCTTTATCTGGGAAAGACCTGGGGGTGTGTAGTCTTGCTTGATGAAGCAGATGTCTTCCTGGAGCAGCGCAGCTTGGAAGATCTACACCGTAATGCGCTGGTGTCGGTATTTCTAAGAGTTCTGGAATACTACGACGGGATCCTGATCCTGACAAGCAACCGGGTTGGCACCTTTGACGAGGCATTCAAATCCCGCATTCAACTGGCAGTCCATTACAATAGCCTGGACTTGGACCAAAGGACCCAGATTTGGCGCAACTTCACACGGCGTTTAAAAGACCTGAATGAAGAAGGCATCGATTTTGCAGATTTGATGGATAACATCCCACAACTTGCTCGCAAAGAGATGAACGGAAGGGAGATTCGCAATGCTATTACAACAGCGAGACAATATGCTAGATGGGAGCGACAGCAGGATCATAGTTTCAAGCTGGACTATAAGGTAATGAAAGAAGTGATTGAAACGGCTGGAGAATTTGACGACTATATCAATACTTTGAATGGTGGATTTACGCAAGAGCAGTTGGCAAAAGACGAGGGAATACGCTAG
- a CDS encoding ADP-ribosylation factor family domain-containing protein: MAGLFRKVYDWLLRTFWAMEMEVTMVGLQNAGKTSLLRVLAGGEFTLDSIPTVGFNMKRVQRGHVTLKCWDIGGQPRFRTMWERYCRGVNAIVFIVDIADVELIPQAKEELHSLMAHPSLGGIPLLVLGNKSDLPEKLSVDELIDELDLKSIQHREVCCYGISAKHETNLDAVVQFLVKWAGR, translated from the exons ATGGCCGGGTTATTCAGAAAGGTGTATGACTGGTTGTTGAGGACGTTTTG GGCGATGGAAATGGAAGTGACCATGGTTGGTCTGCAAAATGCCGGAAAGACATCGTTGCTGCGAGTACTGGCT GGTGGAGAGTTTACTCTTGA CTCGATTCCGACGGTCGGGTTCAATATGAAGCGTGTGCAACGGGGGCATGTTACACTAAAATGCTGGGATATTGGTGGACAGCCGCGCTTTCGCACCATGTGGGAGCGGTATTGCCGTGGTGTCAAcgccatcgtcttcatcgtaGACATTGCGGATGTAGAGCTCATCCcccaggccaaggaggagcttcaCTCCCTCATGGCCCACCCGTCCCTAGGGGGAATCCCCTTGCTTGTTCTGGGCAACAAGTCTGACCTCCCAGAGAAGCTGTCTGTCGATGAGCTGATTGATGAGCTGGACCTGAAAAGCATCCAGCACCGTGAGGTCTGCTGTTACGGCATCAGTGCTAAGCACGAGACAAATCTCGACGCTGTGGTGCAGTTCCTGGTGAAGTGGGCTGGTCGGTGA